In Candidatus Paceibacterota bacterium, a genomic segment contains:
- a CDS encoding ATP cone domain-containing protein, translating into MANEKRSTRSKKKTTKSSAQAKESTTAKTSRSKKAKSGMTSEQAGAFIKGVRKRDGSVVGFDLDKVANAIYKAMLATNTGSDVEASMVANKVFAELVKISKKHKDFVPTVEGIQDTVEKELMLSDYVEASKSYILYRQEHAKRREQGIKVPKKVQKLASESKAYFRNPLAEFIYYRSYSRWMPEENRRETWIETVDRYMDFMKENVGSAIKANEYAEIREHILHQWSMPSMRLMWSAGAPARKTNVCAYNCSFIAPSQLQDLGEIMYLSMCGTGVGFSVESQTIQQLPIIQKQSGQHVGTHTVDDSKEGWADAFVYAMQTWFDGKDLDFDYSQVRPQGARLKTMGGKASGPDPLMQLMAFAKQRVLARQGKRLSNLDAHDIICKIGEIVVAGGVRRSALISLSDLDDDDMRDAKKGQFFLTDPQRGMSNNSAVYEEKPSNEDFLDEWVALMKSGSGERGIFNRGGLQSQLPERRWKVFEDHAPTSGTNPCGEIILRSKQFCNLSEVVARKEDDEASLIKKARIAAILGTYQSTLTHFPYLSKEWKENCEEERLLGVSITGQWDCPAVRNPETLEKIKKEAVKVNKQFAKRLGVKESTCVTCVKPSGTVSQLVDASSGMHPRHSKYYIRRVRITGTDSLFQMLKDQGVPYKPENGQSEENAHTFVLEFPVKAPDASIMKDDMTANEQLEYWKMVKENYTEHNPSTTISVGPTEWVETANWIYENWDQVGGLSFLPRFDHVYPLAPYEECDEKTYKELLKRFNGIDFSKIVTYEAQDNTKGAKELACVSGTCEII; encoded by the coding sequence ATGGCAAACGAGAAACGATCTACACGATCAAAGAAAAAAACAACCAAATCATCGGCTCAAGCAAAAGAGAGCACGACAGCGAAGACGTCTCGATCAAAGAAGGCTAAGAGCGGCATGACAAGCGAGCAAGCCGGCGCATTCATCAAAGGTGTTCGCAAGCGTGACGGTTCGGTTGTTGGTTTCGATCTCGACAAAGTTGCCAACGCGATCTACAAAGCAATGCTTGCCACCAACACCGGTTCGGATGTAGAGGCAAGTATGGTCGCGAATAAAGTGTTTGCTGAGCTGGTAAAGATCTCTAAGAAACACAAAGATTTTGTGCCGACCGTGGAAGGTATTCAGGATACGGTCGAAAAGGAATTGATGCTTTCTGATTATGTTGAGGCCTCTAAGTCGTACATTTTGTACCGTCAGGAGCACGCGAAGCGACGCGAGCAAGGGATCAAGGTTCCTAAGAAGGTTCAAAAGTTGGCGAGTGAGAGTAAGGCGTATTTCCGAAATCCTCTTGCTGAATTTATTTACTACCGTTCGTACTCCCGTTGGATGCCGGAAGAGAACCGACGCGAGACCTGGATCGAGACAGTTGATCGCTACATGGACTTCATGAAAGAAAATGTGGGTAGCGCAATAAAAGCAAACGAATACGCTGAGATCCGAGAGCATATTCTTCATCAGTGGTCGATGCCATCGATGCGACTGATGTGGTCTGCCGGCGCTCCGGCACGCAAGACCAATGTCTGTGCGTACAACTGCTCGTTCATTGCTCCAAGTCAGCTACAAGACCTTGGTGAGATCATGTACCTCTCGATGTGCGGCACCGGTGTTGGTTTCTCAGTCGAGAGTCAGACGATCCAGCAGTTGCCGATCATCCAAAAGCAGTCCGGCCAGCATGTCGGCACGCACACTGTAGACGACAGCAAAGAAGGGTGGGCAGATGCGTTCGTCTACGCGATGCAGACCTGGTTTGACGGGAAGGATCTTGATTTTGATTATTCCCAGGTTCGCCCGCAAGGCGCACGGCTCAAGACAATGGGCGGTAAGGCGAGTGGCCCGGATCCATTAATGCAATTGATGGCGTTTGCAAAGCAACGAGTGCTTGCACGACAAGGTAAGCGGCTTTCAAACCTTGATGCGCACGACATTATCTGCAAGATCGGTGAGATCGTTGTGGCCGGTGGTGTGCGTCGAAGCGCTCTGATCTCTCTTTCTGATCTTGATGATGATGACATGCGAGACGCTAAGAAAGGCCAGTTCTTCTTGACCGATCCACAGCGCGGCATGTCGAACAACTCCGCTGTCTACGAAGAGAAGCCAAGCAACGAAGATTTTCTCGATGAATGGGTGGCATTGATGAAGTCCGGTTCAGGAGAGCGAGGTATCTTTAACCGTGGCGGACTTCAGAGTCAGCTTCCGGAGCGTCGATGGAAGGTGTTCGAGGATCATGCGCCAACGAGCGGAACGAATCCGTGTGGTGAGATCATCCTCAGGAGCAAGCAGTTCTGTAACTTAAGCGAAGTAGTGGCACGTAAAGAAGATGACGAAGCTTCGCTTATTAAGAAGGCTCGCATTGCTGCTATCCTCGGCACGTATCAGTCAACGCTGACCCATTTCCCGTATCTTTCAAAAGAATGGAAAGAGAATTGTGAGGAAGAGCGCCTTCTGGGTGTTTCGATCACCGGTCAGTGGGACTGTCCGGCAGTACGCAACCCGGAGACGTTGGAGAAGATCAAGAAGGAGGCGGTCAAGGTTAACAAACAGTTTGCAAAGCGTCTTGGTGTTAAGGAGTCAACGTGTGTGACGTGTGTGAAGCCATCGGGAACGGTCTCTCAGTTGGTAGACGCAAGTTCGGGTATGCATCCGCGACACTCTAAGTATTATATTCGACGGGTTCGCATCACCGGCACCGACAGTCTGTTTCAGATGTTGAAAGATCAGGGTGTGCCGTACAAGCCGGAGAACGGTCAGAGTGAAGAGAATGCACACACATTCGTGCTGGAGTTTCCGGTCAAGGCACCCGACGCTTCGATCATGAAAGATGACATGACCGCAAATGAGCAGCTTGAGTACTGGAAAATGGTGAAGGAGAATTACACCGAACATAATCCGTCGACCACGATATCGGTCGGACCAACTGAATGGGTTGAGACAGCAAACTGGATCTATGAGAACTGGGATCAGGTTGGCGGTCTTTCATTCCTTCCGCGCTTCGATCATGTGTATCCGTTGGCGCCGTACGAAGAGTGTGATGAGAAAACCTATAAAGAGCTTCTCAAGCGGTTTAACGGTATCGATTTCTCGAAGATCGTGACGTATGAAGCACAGGACAACACGAAAGGAGCAAAAGAGCTGGCGTGTGTGTCGGGAACGTGTGAGATCATCTAG
- a CDS encoding immunoglobulin-like domain-containing protein, with the protein MIHPRVLSSMLGALVVSVAFLVFILPVDASETNGTIDATDKYAKFIDGHGKVNFKPANGTAVSVTDSALAGDVWGEKVGWINLQPTNGGVTNDAEGNLSGYAWGENTGWINFNTTNAQVTIDDNGYFEGYAWSENYGWLSFNCSDEGECGSDDYKVRTDWRPESVRDDSDPECSDGIDNDGDGDIDHPDDEGCSSSSDDSEDSDDGGDPGTSNSSPEITLLGNDPTVVEEGEDYIEPGYTATDSEDGDLTDDVTVSGSVDTSTVGEYTLTYEVYDSGNRRALVRRDVHVVEPNERPIITLVGDEAMSIEQGSLFTDPGATASDPEDGDITGDIDVTGSVNTSVTDTYILYYDVTDSDGKSAVTIVREVTVTPEDQVGEVPTISLIGPAIIELNVNDAFADPGATAMDPEDGDLTDQIVTIGSVDTSVPGTYFLRYDVTDSDGNAAPARVRQIRVTEEDDEPDDDPDNDPDGDPDDPDDPDEPRDDPDDDSGSGGPDDPATDDETDDDDDVITTTVREVAEFYNSPVGSVTTKVVSTAGLITGSIGAAATLFMSPLALGELFLIPLRLWALLLSLLGLKKRYRPWGTVYDSVTKQPLDPAYVILEDMDGNELKTSITDLDGRFGFLIGPGRYRIKAHKTNYSFPSEKLAGQTDDDLHPNLYFGEPIDVTEEGGVVAKNIPMDPEKFDWNEFAKNDQNLMKFYSRFDVIKSKIVKWLFYLGFVVTLVALFFAPEPYNYIIFALYVVVVIVSFVGLKRKKSGRVVDDETGAPLSFAIVRLFSPNLGREISKTVCDKYGRYFMLISNGDYYVVIERKTGEDEYEKIFTSESFKVKNGIVKKKFRV; encoded by the coding sequence ATGATTCATCCAAGAGTGTTATCAAGTATGCTCGGGGCGCTTGTCGTTAGTGTTGCTTTTTTGGTGTTTATACTGCCTGTGGATGCATCAGAAACGAACGGAACCATAGATGCTACGGACAAGTACGCGAAATTTATTGATGGACATGGAAAGGTGAATTTCAAACCGGCAAACGGCACGGCGGTAAGTGTGACCGACTCGGCGCTTGCTGGCGATGTGTGGGGTGAGAAAGTGGGGTGGATAAATCTTCAGCCTACGAATGGAGGGGTAACGAATGATGCGGAAGGAAACCTGTCGGGATATGCTTGGGGAGAAAACACCGGCTGGATCAATTTCAACACAACAAATGCACAGGTAACGATCGATGATAATGGATATTTTGAAGGATACGCATGGAGCGAGAATTACGGCTGGCTTTCGTTTAATTGTTCAGACGAGGGCGAGTGCGGCAGTGACGATTATAAAGTACGCACCGACTGGCGTCCTGAAAGCGTGCGTGATGACAGTGATCCGGAATGTAGCGATGGAATTGATAATGATGGTGACGGCGATATTGATCACCCTGACGACGAAGGATGTTCCAGCTCGTCGGATGACTCTGAGGATTCCGATGATGGCGGGGACCCTGGTACGTCAAATAGTTCGCCGGAAATAACTCTTTTGGGCAATGATCCGACGGTGGTAGAGGAAGGGGAGGACTATATTGAACCGGGATACACAGCAACAGACTCAGAAGACGGTGATCTGACTGATGATGTTACTGTGTCCGGTAGCGTAGATACATCCACTGTGGGTGAATACACGCTTACGTACGAGGTGTATGATTCCGGCAATCGTCGGGCGCTCGTGCGACGTGATGTGCATGTGGTAGAGCCTAACGAAAGACCGATCATTACACTTGTTGGTGATGAGGCAATGAGTATTGAGCAGGGATCACTGTTTACTGATCCCGGTGCTACTGCATCCGATCCTGAAGACGGAGATATTACTGGCGATATTGACGTTACCGGCTCAGTTAATACATCTGTCACGGATACATATATTCTTTACTACGATGTTACTGATAGCGATGGTAAGTCAGCGGTTACTATTGTTCGCGAAGTTACCGTCACTCCGGAAGATCAGGTCGGAGAAGTGCCAACAATATCTCTGATAGGTCCGGCAATCATTGAGCTTAATGTGAACGATGCATTTGCTGATCCCGGAGCTACAGCGATGGATCCTGAGGACGGCGATCTCACTGATCAGATCGTTACAATCGGTAGTGTCGACACATCTGTCCCCGGTACTTACTTCCTCCGCTATGATGTTACCGACTCTGACGGCAACGCTGCGCCGGCTAGAGTCCGCCAGATCCGTGTGACGGAAGAAGACGACGAGCCTGATGATGATCCTGACAATGATCCTGATGGCGATCCGGATGATCCGGATGATCCGGATGAACCTCGCGATGACCCTGATGATGATTCTGGCAGTGGAGGCCCTGATGATCCGGCTACAGATGATGAGACCGATGACGACGATGATGTTATTACGACCACTGTTCGCGAAGTTGCAGAATTCTATAATAGCCCGGTCGGCTCGGTAACTACGAAGGTAGTTTCAACAGCTGGTCTGATCACCGGTAGTATAGGCGCAGCGGCAACGCTGTTCATGTCCCCGCTTGCTTTAGGTGAGCTGTTTCTTATTCCGTTGCGTCTGTGGGCACTTTTGTTGTCGTTGCTCGGATTAAAGAAAAGATATCGACCGTGGGGCACGGTCTACGACAGTGTTACCAAGCAGCCGCTTGATCCGGCCTACGTCATACTTGAGGACATGGATGGAAATGAGCTTAAGACCTCGATCACTGATCTTGATGGTCGATTCGGTTTTCTTATTGGTCCGGGGCGCTATCGGATCAAGGCGCATAAAACTAATTACTCGTTCCCGTCAGAAAAACTAGCTGGTCAGACAGATGACGATCTACATCCGAATCTATACTTCGGAGAGCCGATCGATGTCACTGAAGAAGGTGGGGTAGTGGCAAAGAATATCCCGATGGATCCGGAGAAATTTGACTGGAATGAGTTTGCAAAGAATGATCAAAATTTGATGAAATTCTATTCCCGTTTTGACGTGATAAAAAGCAAGATCGTGAAATGGCTATTTTACCTCGGATTCGTAGTGACTCTCGTAGCGTTATTCTTTGCTCCGGAGCCGTACAATTACATCATTTTTGCTTTGTATGTTGTTGTGGTCATTGTTTCGTTCGTTGGTTTGAAGCGAAAGAAGTCCGGCCGTGTTGTAGATGATGAAACCGGGGCGCCGCTTTCGTTCGCGATCGTACGACTCTTCTCGCCGAACCTCGGTCGGGAGATCTCAAAGACCGTGTGCGACAAGTACGGACGATACTTTATGCTTATTTCAAATGGTGATTATTACGTGGTTATAGAGCGGAAGACAGGAGAGGACGAATACGAAAAAATATTCACCTCTGAGTCGTTTAAAGTAAAGAACGGTATTGTGAAAAAGAAATTTCGGGTATAG